A genomic segment from Paenibacillus sp. FSL K6-1096 encodes:
- a CDS encoding phosphatase PAP2 family protein, which yields MLYQSMNLVVVYTVAIVVILIWLGSLRNPLLALVEIGRELLRSYKFTLVLVGMFSILALNKYELQIEERMHLNSDYTAFVFGLEGHFVRMVQELFYTPWLTPIIVFFYIFMLQAVLAASLGVYLLDKNRLMLYATCYTVIITYAVAIPFYLYFPVNEVWSYAPAGVRFVMLDIFPKFEQEYRPLSGLNNCFPSLHTAISVSMALLAYRSGNRRWKIITTVSAVIIVFGIFYLGIHWLTDMIGGTILAIVSVTASVQLAKLTLRGGEERLRVRSRVTNSR from the coding sequence TTGCTTTACCAGTCGATGAATCTTGTAGTTGTCTATACCGTTGCCATTGTTGTGATTCTTATCTGGCTCGGTTCCCTGCGCAATCCGCTGTTGGCTTTGGTTGAAATCGGGAGAGAGCTCCTGCGGTCCTATAAATTCACCCTTGTCCTTGTAGGGATGTTCAGCATTCTTGCCCTGAATAAATATGAGCTGCAGATTGAAGAGAGGATGCATCTGAATTCGGATTACACGGCGTTTGTGTTTGGCCTGGAGGGGCATTTTGTCCGGATGGTTCAAGAGCTGTTCTATACGCCCTGGCTGACGCCAATCATTGTCTTCTTCTATATCTTCATGCTGCAGGCCGTATTAGCTGCCTCACTGGGAGTTTACCTGCTGGATAAGAACCGCCTGATGCTGTATGCCACCTGTTACACGGTTATTATAACCTACGCTGTGGCTATTCCATTCTATCTGTATTTTCCGGTCAACGAGGTCTGGTCTTATGCGCCGGCAGGGGTAAGATTTGTCATGCTGGATATTTTTCCGAAGTTTGAGCAGGAATACCGGCCGCTGTCCGGCCTGAATAACTGCTTCCCGAGCCTCCATACGGCAATCTCTGTGTCCATGGCTCTGCTGGCCTACCGTTCCGGGAACCGGCGCTGGAAGATCATTACCACCGTCTCCGCGGTGATTATCGTATTTGGCATCTTCTATCTTGGCATCCACTGGCTGACCGATATGATCGGCGGCACCATCCTGGCTATTGTGTCCGTAACAGCCAGTGTCCAGCTGGCTAAGCTCACCTTGCGCGGCGGCGAAGAACGGCTCCGGGTCAGAAGCCGGGTAACCAACTCGCGCTAA
- a CDS encoding SpoIID/LytB domain-containing protein, protein MNLAKWKETGIGLLGRGALAALIAAGSLLAPAGSIRAEGGGTIRVALYADIGSKYKSTVPLVTLQSEQSFSLLSAAGGAPLLSVPAQNRVRVSLDGFRVKVMETPSWQTAADGAKKLQAASLKPQIFMATRSGSKVYQLYTGGYASESAARNGLSSVMKAGLALPDGQTPAVAGTKRLSAGTYPTLEEAQAAVNTLTGAGLDAWPVFVSGEGGSARTEVWVGEASSDSELADISATAAAQLPQLALTPVAQGTPAVIIRMDAGFDLNSEVQVFHYMLTGSNAKFMVSGNEKGIMLTERSKRVYRGDLELGNLNGSLSVINVVPVEQYLYAVVGGEVSSSWPEEALKAQAVAARSYALSQGNRFEVANVVDTTLSQVYNGIGAEAPSIIKAVDATAGEVLKSGGKTVEAVFSSNSGGVTADPSEVWNSGGSNFASVPSAEDAAAVGSAKKWYYMLLDNGVSGYAREDNIKLTGSKTAAGLPLATATVKDVNIRPLPVVDSSAAPTGKLNPGQNAVVLNQVFESGSYSWIKGPYSSADLLKSLAGKTSGTLPSTITTLEVTRRGPSGRAVEVKANGQILQVKYPDLFRSSFGGLPSTLFDIVPAGSYTVLGADGATASIGSTASAGVLSATGQVSSTGSGTVVMGADQATRVVTGTPGFYFIGWGYGHGLGMSQWGVKGMADKGYDYKQILQHYFSNVTIIKE, encoded by the coding sequence ATGAATCTTGCCAAGTGGAAAGAGACTGGAATAGGGCTGCTGGGCCGGGGAGCGCTTGCTGCGCTGATTGCCGCAGGAAGTCTGCTGGCTCCGGCAGGCAGCATCCGCGCCGAGGGCGGCGGGACGATCCGGGTTGCGCTGTACGCCGATATCGGCAGCAAATATAAGTCTACTGTACCGCTCGTTACGCTGCAGTCCGAGCAGAGCTTCAGCCTGTTGTCTGCTGCGGGTGGGGCCCCTCTGTTGTCGGTCCCCGCCCAGAACCGGGTAAGAGTCAGCCTGGACGGCTTCCGGGTGAAGGTAATGGAGACCCCAAGCTGGCAGACCGCAGCGGATGGGGCGAAGAAGCTGCAGGCGGCGTCTCTTAAGCCGCAGATCTTCATGGCAACCCGGAGCGGCTCCAAGGTATACCAGTTGTATACCGGAGGATATGCCAGCGAGAGTGCGGCCAGGAACGGCCTGAGCTCGGTCATGAAGGCCGGGCTTGCGCTTCCGGACGGGCAGACCCCTGCTGTAGCCGGGACGAAGCGCCTGTCCGCAGGTACTTACCCGACCCTGGAGGAGGCTCAGGCGGCGGTTAATACGTTGACCGGTGCAGGACTTGATGCCTGGCCGGTCTTCGTGTCCGGCGAGGGGGGCAGTGCGCGGACGGAGGTCTGGGTAGGCGAGGCTTCAAGCGACAGCGAGCTTGCGGATATCTCGGCCACAGCAGCCGCGCAGCTGCCGCAGCTGGCATTGACGCCTGTGGCGCAAGGCACGCCTGCGGTTATTATCCGCATGGATGCAGGCTTTGATCTGAACAGTGAAGTCCAGGTCTTTCATTATATGCTGACCGGAAGCAACGCCAAGTTCATGGTATCCGGCAATGAGAAGGGGATTATGCTGACGGAGAGATCGAAGCGGGTCTACCGCGGTGATCTGGAATTAGGCAATCTGAACGGCTCATTGTCCGTTATTAACGTGGTTCCGGTGGAGCAATACCTGTATGCGGTAGTAGGGGGAGAGGTCTCCTCAAGCTGGCCGGAAGAAGCGCTGAAGGCGCAGGCTGTAGCTGCGCGGAGCTATGCGCTGTCCCAGGGCAACCGGTTCGAGGTGGCGAATGTGGTCGATACGACGCTCAGCCAGGTCTACAACGGAATCGGCGCTGAGGCTCCGTCGATTATCAAGGCGGTCGATGCGACTGCCGGTGAAGTGCTGAAGAGCGGCGGCAAGACCGTTGAGGCGGTATTCTCTTCGAACAGTGGCGGGGTTACAGCTGATCCGTCGGAGGTATGGAACAGCGGCGGCAGCAACTTCGCAAGCGTGCCCAGCGCCGAGGATGCGGCCGCGGTAGGCTCCGCCAAGAAGTGGTATTATATGCTGCTGGACAATGGGGTCTCCGGCTATGCCCGGGAAGATAATATTAAGCTGACGGGAAGCAAGACGGCGGCCGGGCTTCCGCTGGCTACGGCCACTGTCAAGGATGTGAATATCCGGCCGCTGCCGGTTGTAGACAGCAGTGCTGCTCCTACAGGCAAGCTGAACCCCGGCCAGAATGCTGTGGTGCTGAACCAGGTCTTTGAATCCGGCAGCTATAGCTGGATTAAGGGACCCTATTCTTCAGCCGACCTGCTGAAGAGTCTGGCCGGCAAAACCAGCGGCACGCTGCCCTCCACCATCACCACCCTGGAGGTTACCCGGCGCGGGCCGTCGGGAAGAGCCGTAGAGGTGAAGGCGAACGGGCAGATTTTACAAGTCAAGTATCCGGATCTGTTCCGCTCCTCCTTCGGCGGATTGCCCAGTACGTTGTTTGATATTGTACCGGCCGGAAGTTATACTGTACTAGGCGCTGACGGCGCTACGGCATCTATAGGCAGTACGGCGTCAGCCGGTGTCCTGTCTGCTACGGGCCAGGTATCGTCCACCGGCAGCGGAACGGTTGTGATGGGGGCGGACCAGGCCACCAGAGTGGTAACCGGCACTCCGGGCTTCTATTTCATCGGCTGGGGGTATGGGCACGGTCTCGGTATGTCCCAATGGGGCGTAAAGGGAATGGCAGACAAAGGGTATGATTATAAGCAAATATTGCAACACTATTTCAGTAACGTTACTATAATTAAGGAATGA
- the queA gene encoding tRNA preQ1(34) S-adenosylmethionine ribosyltransferase-isomerase QueA, with translation MNVDSYDFHLPEELIAQTPLADRTASRLLLVNKESGQLGHGHFIDILGQFRPGDTLVLNDTRVIPARLFGVKEDTGAKAEVLLLKNLEGDRWEALVKPGKKLKTGAVIIFSEELKAVIEDEADMGGRTLRFIYQGIFQEILDRLGSMPLPPYIKETLDDRERYQTVYAKHEGSAAAPTAGLHFTKELLEQIAAVGVKIAYITLHVGLGTFRPMSVETVEEHVMHAEYYEISQETADILNEARARGGRIIAVGTTSCRTLETVGRESQGGPIEACSGWTDIFIYPGYEFTVVNALITNFHLPKSTLVMLVSALAGRELILAAYEEAIRQRYRFFSFGDAMFIY, from the coding sequence ATGAATGTAGACAGTTATGATTTCCATCTGCCGGAGGAGCTGATTGCCCAGACTCCGCTTGCTGACCGCACGGCCTCCAGGCTGCTGCTGGTTAACAAGGAGAGCGGGCAGCTGGGCCACGGGCATTTCATAGATATACTGGGGCAGTTCCGCCCCGGGGATACACTGGTGCTGAATGATACCCGGGTGATTCCGGCCAGACTGTTCGGCGTGAAGGAAGACACCGGCGCGAAGGCTGAGGTCCTGCTGCTGAAGAATCTCGAAGGGGACCGCTGGGAAGCGCTGGTGAAGCCCGGCAAGAAGCTGAAGACCGGAGCGGTCATTATCTTCAGTGAAGAGCTGAAGGCCGTTATCGAGGATGAGGCTGATATGGGCGGACGGACGCTCCGCTTCATCTATCAAGGAATCTTCCAGGAGATTCTGGACAGGCTCGGCTCGATGCCGCTGCCGCCTTATATTAAGGAGACGCTGGACGACCGCGAGCGGTATCAGACCGTCTATGCCAAGCATGAAGGCTCGGCGGCGGCACCGACCGCAGGGCTGCATTTCACCAAGGAGCTGCTGGAGCAGATAGCCGCGGTCGGGGTGAAGATCGCATATATTACGCTTCATGTCGGTCTAGGCACCTTCCGCCCCATGTCGGTGGAGACGGTTGAAGAGCATGTCATGCACGCAGAATATTATGAGATTTCGCAGGAGACGGCGGATATCCTGAATGAAGCCAGAGCGCGGGGCGGGAGAATCATTGCCGTCGGCACCACCTCCTGCCGCACGCTTGAGACGGTCGGCAGGGAGAGCCAGGGCGGACCGATTGAAGCCTGCAGTGGCTGGACGGATATTTTCATCTATCCGGGTTATGAATTCACTGTCGTCAATGCGCTGATTACCAATTTCCATCTGCCCAAGTCAACCTTGGTTATGCTGGTGAGCGCTCTGGCCGGCCGGGAGCTGATCCTCGCCGCCTATGAAGAAGCGATCAGGCAGCGTTACCGGTTCTTCAGCTTCGGCGATGCAATGTTCATTTATTAA
- a CDS encoding TIGR04086 family membrane protein, protein MSVIRRLFSWKITSPVLSGLIRSFLWMMLGAFVLSLLLWGSSLKEADLAMYTYIVHGVAAAFGGLTAGSRASSRGWYQGALTGLFYGLIVLLIGFLALDSSPAGMDFLWVLAAAGISALGGMFGVNLQKS, encoded by the coding sequence ATGTCTGTGATCAGGCGCCTATTCTCGTGGAAAATAACTAGTCCGGTATTATCAGGTCTAATCCGCTCCTTCCTGTGGATGATGCTGGGTGCATTCGTCCTCTCCCTCCTGCTCTGGGGCAGCAGCCTTAAGGAAGCGGATCTTGCGATGTACACCTACATCGTTCATGGCGTTGCTGCCGCTTTTGGCGGATTGACCGCAGGGAGCAGGGCTTCCAGCAGAGGATGGTACCAGGGAGCCCTGACTGGCCTGTTCTACGGCTTGATTGTCCTGCTGATCGGATTCCTCGCGCTGGACAGCTCGCCTGCGGGGATGGACTTCCTGTGGGTGCTGGCGGCTGCCGGCATTAGCGCACTCGGCGGGATGTTTGGGGTGAATTTACAGAAATCCTAA
- the ruvA gene encoding Holliday junction branch migration protein RuvA translates to MIDYLRGPVAHLETEYIVVDVQGIGYRVFCPNPYAFAKTEGPVTVYIHYQTREDATLLFGFPTREEQKLFRRLIEVNGIGPRVALGILTGGTPDQLIAAIYQENITFLTKLPGIGKKTAQRMILDLKDKLDGFGGAALQTGLFAVAAEAEAKAEALPWEEARDALKALGYTDAELDRVWLKMKQEGTDTGPVDVLMKKALGLLYIAK, encoded by the coding sequence ATGATAGATTATCTTAGAGGGCCGGTTGCGCATCTGGAGACGGAATATATCGTGGTGGATGTCCAGGGCATAGGGTACCGGGTATTCTGCCCGAACCCGTATGCTTTTGCCAAGACGGAGGGTCCGGTAACTGTGTATATCCATTATCAGACCCGCGAGGATGCCACGCTGCTGTTCGGGTTCCCGACCCGTGAGGAGCAGAAGCTGTTCCGCAGGCTGATTGAGGTGAACGGCATCGGGCCGCGTGTAGCCTTGGGTATATTGACCGGAGGTACGCCGGATCAGCTGATCGCCGCCATCTACCAGGAGAATATCACCTTCCTGACGAAGCTTCCGGGCATCGGCAAGAAGACGGCGCAGCGGATGATTCTTGATCTGAAGGACAAGCTTGACGGCTTCGGCGGGGCGGCTCTGCAGACAGGCTTGTTCGCGGTTGCGGCTGAAGCAGAGGCCAAGGCGGAGGCTCTTCCGTGGGAAGAGGCCAGGGATGCCCTGAAGGCGCTCGGATATACCGATGCGGAGCTTGACCGCGTATGGCTGAAGATGAAGCAGGAGGGCACGGATACCGGTCCGGTGGATGTGCTGATGAAGAAGGCGCTGGGGCTGCTGTATATTGCCAAATAG
- the yajC gene encoding preprotein translocase subunit YajC, producing MAQFQLAAAQGGGGSILGLVGPFVLMFVVFYFLLIRPQQKKTKARNGMLKALKKGDKVVTIGGLHGTIMELSDDIVILRVNDVTKLTFDRGSISHSVVEAEDKV from the coding sequence ATGGCACAGTTTCAGTTGGCAGCAGCCCAAGGCGGCGGTGGCAGCATCTTGGGTCTGGTAGGGCCTTTTGTTCTTATGTTTGTTGTTTTCTACTTCCTGCTGATTCGTCCGCAGCAGAAGAAGACCAAGGCGCGCAACGGCATGCTGAAAGCGCTCAAGAAAGGCGATAAGGTCGTTACTATCGGGGGACTGCACGGAACGATTATGGAGCTTTCGGATGACATCGTCATCCTGCGGGTGAATGATGTAACCAAGCTGACCTTTGACCGCGGCTCGATCAGCCATTCGGTTGTGGAAGCGGAAGACAAGGTTTAA
- a CDS encoding DUF421 domain-containing protein: protein MLFQHITAHIFLTVLMYLFIFMSMRIMGKREIGKLSIFDLTISIMIAEIGVFVIEDIERPLYDGIVPMATLVLIQVIVAQLSLKSRKLRLLVDGKPSILISDGKLHRGEMRRQRYNIDDLLLQLRGQNIVSPADVEFAILETSGQLTVIEKNKGVTSSNQSGNSSVSAEQKQKNKDNQKKTGNQKNSADSNDSSDSNNSKDSKDQEDSGSVQLPKHKIRYEGLPIPLIMDGKVQDGNLEMIGKNRFWLRNQIRQKGVSDFRDVFLCSVDHKGELYIAPIHPNNG from the coding sequence ATGTTGTTTCAGCATATTACAGCCCACATCTTTCTAACCGTCCTGATGTATCTCTTCATCTTCATGAGCATGAGGATCATGGGCAAGCGCGAGATCGGCAAGCTGTCCATCTTTGATCTTACGATTTCCATCATGATTGCAGAGATTGGCGTGTTTGTCATTGAAGATATTGAGCGGCCCCTCTATGACGGAATCGTTCCTATGGCTACCCTGGTGCTGATCCAGGTTATTGTGGCCCAGCTCAGTCTGAAGAGCCGGAAGCTGCGCCTGTTGGTGGACGGCAAGCCGAGTATTCTCATCTCAGACGGGAAGCTGCACCGCGGGGAGATGCGCAGGCAGCGCTATAATATCGATGATCTCCTGCTGCAACTGCGCGGGCAGAATATTGTCAGTCCCGCTGATGTGGAATTTGCTATCCTGGAGACCAGCGGCCAGCTGACGGTCATTGAGAAAAACAAGGGAGTTACCTCATCCAACCAGTCCGGGAACAGCAGCGTCAGCGCGGAGCAGAAGCAGAAGAACAAAGACAACCAGAAGAAGACAGGGAACCAAAAGAACTCTGCCGATTCTAATGATTCCAGTGATTCTAATAATTCCAAGGACTCTAAGGACCAGGAGGATTCCGGTTCTGTGCAGCTGCCCAAGCATAAAATACGCTATGAGGGCTTGCCGATTCCGCTGATCATGGACGGGAAGGTACAGGACGGCAATCTGGAGATGATCGGCAAGAACCGCTTCTGGCTCAGGAACCAGATCCGCCAGAAGGGCGTTTCCGATTTCCGCGATGTTTTTCTGTGCTCGGTGGACCATAAGGGAGAGCTCTATATTGCGCCGATTCATCCGAATAACGGCTGA
- the ruvB gene encoding Holliday junction branch migration DNA helicase RuvB: MDDRIISANLMMDEQAVELSLRPRYLGEYIGQGQVKENLKIYIEAAKLRSEALDHVLLYGPPGLGKTTLANIIANELGVNLRTTSGPAIERPGDLAALLTNLQEGDVLFIDEIHRLHRTVEEVMYPAMEDFALDIMIGKGPSARSVRLDLPPFTLIGATTRAGLLSAPLRDRFGVVSRLEYYKIDELSFIVSRNAELLGIEIVGDAAEEIALRARGTPRIANRLLKRVRDYAQVRGDGIITPEIAAESLKMLQVDPRGLDSIDHKMLQSMISSFRGGPVGLDTIAATIGEESQTIEDVYEPYLLQIGFLQRTPRGRVVTPAAYHHLGLPLPPQQS, encoded by the coding sequence ATGGATGACCGGATTATCTCGGCCAATCTGATGATGGATGAGCAGGCGGTGGAGTTAAGCCTGCGCCCCCGGTATCTGGGGGAATATATCGGCCAGGGTCAGGTGAAGGAGAACCTGAAGATCTATATTGAAGCGGCCAAGCTGCGCAGCGAGGCGCTGGACCATGTGCTGCTGTACGGACCTCCGGGCCTCGGCAAGACGACGCTGGCCAATATCATCGCCAATGAGCTGGGCGTGAATCTGCGTACGACCTCCGGGCCGGCCATTGAGCGTCCCGGCGATCTGGCGGCGCTGCTGACCAATCTGCAGGAAGGCGATGTACTGTTCATTGACGAGATTCACCGCCTGCACCGCACGGTGGAGGAGGTCATGTATCCGGCGATGGAGGATTTCGCGCTGGACATCATGATCGGCAAGGGCCCGAGCGCCCGCTCGGTGCGGCTGGACCTGCCGCCCTTCACGCTGATCGGGGCGACGACACGCGCGGGCTTGCTGTCTGCCCCGCTGCGCGACCGCTTCGGCGTGGTCAGCCGGCTGGAGTATTACAAGATCGATGAGCTGAGCTTCATCGTGTCCCGCAATGCCGAGCTGCTCGGCATTGAGATTGTAGGTGACGCTGCGGAAGAGATTGCGCTGCGGGCCCGCGGGACACCGCGGATCGCCAACCGCCTGCTGAAGCGGGTGCGCGACTATGCGCAGGTCCGGGGGGACGGAATTATCACACCGGAGATCGCCGCAGAATCGCTGAAGATGCTCCAGGTGGACCCCCGGGGCCTGGACAGCATCGACCACAAGATGCTGCAGTCCATGATCAGCTCCTTCCGGGGCGGTCCGGTGGGGCTGGATACGATCGCAGCAACGATCGGCGAAGAGAGCCAGACGATCGAGGATGTCTATGAGCCTTATCTGCTGCAGATCGGCTTTCTGCAGCGGACACCGCGCGGGCGCGTGGTTACGCCTGCGGCGTATCATCATCTGGGGCTGCCGCTTCCGCCGCAGCAGAGCTGA
- the tgt gene encoding tRNA guanosine(34) transglycosylase Tgt, producing the protein MAAITYEHIKTCKQSGARLGRVHTPHGIIETPTFMPVGTQATVKTMSPEELKQMNAQIILSNTYHLFLRPGHEIVGEAGGLHKFMNWDRPILTDSGGFQVFSLSDMRKITEEGVHFRSHLNGDKKFLSPEVAMEVQNALGSDIMMAFDECPPYPAEYEYVKKSLERTTRWAERCLKSHARPHDQGLFAIVQGGMYEDLRRQSAADLTSMDFPGYAIGGLSVGESKQLMYEVLDYTVPLLPQGKPRYLMGVGSPDALLEGSIRGIDMFDCVLPTRIARNGTTMTSQGRLVVRNAQYARDFGPLDPECDCYTCRNYSRAYLRHLIKADETFGLRLTTYHNLHFLLELMRKVREAIMEDRLLDFRDEFFAQYGLHDNLKGF; encoded by the coding sequence ATGGCAGCAATTACGTACGAACATATTAAGACCTGCAAGCAGTCCGGGGCACGGCTCGGAAGAGTCCACACCCCCCACGGTATCATCGAGACACCGACGTTCATGCCGGTAGGCACACAGGCCACCGTCAAAACGATGAGCCCTGAAGAGCTGAAGCAAATGAATGCGCAGATTATTCTGAGCAATACCTATCATCTGTTCCTCCGCCCGGGACATGAGATTGTCGGTGAAGCGGGCGGCCTGCACAAGTTCATGAACTGGGACCGGCCGATCCTCACCGACAGCGGCGGCTTCCAGGTATTCTCCCTAAGCGACATGCGCAAGATTACCGAAGAGGGCGTGCATTTCCGCTCCCACCTGAACGGAGACAAGAAGTTCCTGTCACCGGAGGTGGCCATGGAGGTCCAGAATGCGCTCGGCTCCGATATCATGATGGCCTTCGATGAATGTCCGCCATATCCGGCAGAATATGAATATGTGAAGAAATCACTTGAACGCACCACCCGCTGGGCGGAACGCTGCCTGAAGAGCCATGCCCGTCCGCATGACCAGGGGCTGTTCGCCATCGTCCAGGGAGGCATGTATGAGGATCTCCGCCGCCAGAGCGCGGCTGATTTGACTTCCATGGATTTCCCGGGGTATGCTATTGGTGGACTCAGTGTCGGAGAGTCCAAGCAGCTTATGTATGAAGTGCTGGATTATACGGTTCCGCTGCTGCCGCAAGGGAAGCCGCGCTATTTGATGGGCGTGGGTTCACCGGATGCGCTGCTGGAAGGTTCAATCCGAGGAATAGACATGTTCGACTGTGTTCTGCCAACCCGCATTGCCCGTAATGGAACAACGATGACCAGTCAAGGAAGACTCGTTGTACGCAACGCGCAGTATGCCCGTGATTTCGGGCCGCTAGATCCGGAGTGTGACTGCTATACCTGCCGGAATTATTCCCGCGCTTATCTGCGTCATCTGATTAAGGCTGATGAAACTTTCGGCCTGCGGCTGACGACATACCATAACCTACACTTCCTGCTGGAGCTGATGCGCAAGGTGCGCGAAGCCATCATGGAAGACCGGCTGCTTGATTTTCGCGATGAGTTTTTTGCACAATACGGATTACATGACAATCTGAAAGGCTTCTAA
- a CDS encoding BofC C-terminal domain-containing protein encodes MNAFRLKKQLWRRWRRWKRAPWVGAACLVLALMAWCGMQVPGEISSLLDHSAWAGSGALSDAVERSPGPGGSMAAVAAVYSPDTSEDQEAGLMNSRELLQAVSREPVSRIVHLKTVYVSGEEVQTLPGVQSPARLKELIAGHARWSGRITREGDLWLERSVNDLSPLTKKEAYFGVDEQGNLTLFQGPPEAERVMKTFFQMDMGSLKSSLPEGIWEQLHQGIRVQDLEEYNSVLSTFSDYARDSAEQVMQPH; translated from the coding sequence GTGAACGCTTTTCGCTTGAAGAAACAACTGTGGCGTCGGTGGAGACGCTGGAAGCGGGCCCCCTGGGTGGGGGCGGCCTGCCTGGTGCTGGCCCTGATGGCCTGGTGCGGGATGCAGGTTCCCGGAGAGATCAGCTCGCTCCTGGATCATTCGGCCTGGGCAGGGTCCGGTGCGCTCAGCGATGCTGTAGAGAGAAGCCCCGGACCCGGCGGCAGCATGGCGGCAGTAGCCGCTGTATATTCTCCTGACACCAGCGAAGACCAGGAAGCCGGGCTGATGAACAGCCGTGAACTGCTTCAGGCAGTCAGCCGTGAGCCTGTCAGCCGTATAGTGCACCTGAAGACGGTCTATGTCTCGGGCGAGGAAGTGCAGACCCTGCCCGGAGTACAAAGCCCTGCGCGGCTTAAGGAGCTGATTGCCGGTCATGCCCGTTGGAGCGGCCGGATTACCCGTGAGGGCGATCTGTGGCTGGAGCGCAGCGTCAACGATCTGTCGCCGCTTACCAAGAAGGAAGCTTACTTCGGTGTGGACGAACAGGGTAATCTGACGTTGTTCCAGGGACCGCCCGAGGCTGAGCGGGTCATGAAGACTTTTTTTCAGATGGACATGGGCTCCCTGAAGTCCTCTCTCCCCGAAGGAATCTGGGAGCAGCTGCATCAGGGCATCCGGGTCCAGGATCTGGAGGAGTATAACAGCGTGCTGTCCACCTTCAGCGATTATGCGCGGGATTCCGCAGAACAGGTAATGCAGCCTCATTAA
- the ruvC gene encoding crossover junction endodeoxyribonuclease RuvC yields MRILGIDPGLAIVGFGFVDKIGNKLTPVQYGSIQTEAHTPEEERLLHVYEGMVQLLDKYKPDAVAVEKLFFSRNVTTALPVAQARGVLILAAVQRGLPVAEYTPMMVKQAVVGYGKAEKKQVQEMVKLLLKLSAVPKPDDVADALAVAVCHAHSVSLNSKLNEVLRK; encoded by the coding sequence TTGCGCATCTTGGGCATTGACCCGGGGCTGGCGATTGTCGGCTTCGGCTTCGTAGATAAGATTGGGAACAAATTAACGCCGGTTCAATACGGCTCGATCCAGACGGAGGCGCATACCCCGGAGGAGGAGCGCCTGCTGCATGTCTATGAAGGCATGGTACAGCTGCTCGACAAGTATAAGCCGGATGCGGTGGCGGTGGAGAAGCTGTTCTTCAGCCGCAATGTGACTACAGCTCTGCCGGTGGCGCAGGCGCGCGGCGTGCTGATTCTGGCTGCCGTGCAGCGCGGGCTTCCGGTTGCGGAATACACCCCGATGATGGTGAAGCAGGCGGTGGTGGGTTACGGCAAGGCGGAGAAGAAGCAGGTTCAGGAGATGGTCAAGCTGCTGCTCAAGCTGTCAGCCGTTCCGAAGCCCGATGATGTGGCGGATGCGCTGGCGGTGGCGGTATGCCATGCCCATTCCGTGAGTCTTAATTCCAAATTAAATGAGGTATTGCGAAAATGA